The Onychomys torridus chromosome 4, mOncTor1.1, whole genome shotgun sequence genome includes a window with the following:
- the C4H20orf144 gene encoding uncharacterized protein C20orf144 homolog produces the protein MGNSSSHKRTKAPSQASKDRPPGMEKARHKQFFSHLKRKKPSPTASQHITFPFFQWREAPDSTRVGENTRIKAGKTKIVLLFPLDKRQQLAEAAAGPYVRPGRPAEDALGAPTTCFPAVAPMLRGAGDGVDRREGARAREMKRILVLLLQLDARLQEEGRRGAGGRGTGAKAPQGWQPLYAHLLTHREACGEGDPREEQPRKRRRCPRPRP, from the exons ATGGGAAACAGCAgttcccacaagaggaccaaagCACCCAGTCAGGCCAGCAAGGACAGGCCGCCTGGCATGGAGAAGGCCCGTCACAAGCAGTTCTTCAGCCACCTCAAGCGGAAGAAACCAAGT cccacagcttCACAACACATCACTTTCCCCTTCTTTCAATGGCGAGAGGCCCCTGACTCCACCCGGGTGGGTGAGAACACCCGCATCAAGGCTGGGAAA ACCAAGATCGTCCTGCTTTTCCCGCTGGATAAGCGGCAACAGCTGGCCGAGGCAGCAGCGGGCCCGTATGTGCGGCCCGGGCGGCCGGCCGAGGATGCGCTCGGCGCCCCGACGACGTGCTTCCCAGCGGTGGCGCCCATGCTGCGTGGGGCAGGCGACGGCGTGGACAGGCGCGAAGGCGCGCGCGCGCGGGAGATGAAAAGGatcctggtgctgctgctgcagctggacGCGCGGCTGCAGGAGGAAGGGCGTCGCGGGGCAGGCGGGCGGGGGACCGGGGCCAAGGCCCCGCAGGGCTGGCAGCCGCTGTATGCGCATCTGCTGACCCACCGCGAAGCCTGCGGTGAAGGCGACCCCCGTGAGGAGCAGCCGCGCAAGCGGCGCCGCTGCCCTCGCCCGCGGCCCTGA
- the Actl10 gene encoding actin-like protein 10, which yields MVGCLQVRPEQWPVLVSDSPSAPPEGREKVAELLFEALAVPACHMASTALLALCSTGAFSGLAVEAGAGVCHATPVYAGHSWHNATFRLNVAGSTLSRYFRDLLVTASPDLPLQALPRKTVTQLKKRCCYVSLDFQGDICDPARHQRACFCLGNGCYVHLGSERFRCPEPLFQPSLLGHPEPGLPTLAFQALQKIPTTLRTRLANTVVLAGGSTLFPGFVERMNLELQAQCRRHGYQALQPCLVAQPGRGTAVWTGGSMMASLNSFECRWMTRAMYEEYGPFLVREVFD from the coding sequence ATGGTGGGATGCCTGCAGGTTCGCCCCGAGCAGTGGCCTGTGCTGGTGAGCGACTCACCATCAGCACCACCGGAGGGCAGAGAAAAGGTGGCTGAACTGCTGTTCGAGGCCCTGGCAGTACCCGCGTGCCACATGGCCAGCACGGCACTGCTGGCACTCTGCTCTACCGGAGCATTCAGTGGGCTGGCTGTGGAGGCGGGCGCAGGAGTGTGCCACGCCACACCCGTCTACGCAGGTCACTCATGGCACAATGCCACCTTCCGTCTGAACGTGGCAGGCAGCACCCTGTCGCGCTACTTTCGAGACCTGCTGGTGACAGCATCTCCTGATCTTCCCCTGCAGGCTCTGCCCCGCAAGACCGTTACACAGCTCAAGAAGCGCTGCTGTTACGTGTCCCTAGATTTCCAGGGTGATATCTGTGACCCTGCCCGCCACCAGAGGGCCTGTTTTTGCCTGGGCAATGGCTGCTACGTGCACCTCGGCAGCGAGCGCTTCCGCTGTCCTGAACCCCTCTTCCAGCCAAGTCTCCTAGGCCACCCTGAGCCAGGACTGCCCACACTGGCCTTCCAGGCACTGCAGAAGATACCCACAACACTGCGGACACGGCTGGCCAATACGGTGGTGCTGGCTGGTGGTTCCACCCTTTTCCCCGGCTTTGTGGAGCGCATGAATCTGGAGCTACAGGCACAGTGTCGGAGGCATGGGTATCAGGCCTTGCAGCCCTGCCTGGTGGCTCAGCCTGGGCGGGGCACAGCTGTGTGGACTGGAGGTTCCATGATGGCCTCCTTGAACTCCTTTGAGTGCCGCTGGATGACTCGGGCCATGTACGAGGAGTATGGCCCTTTTCTGGTGCGAGAAGTGTTCGATTGA